In one Massilia endophytica genomic region, the following are encoded:
- the rnr gene encoding ribonuclease R: MAVGTKPSLNNNKTTELLNATHTIPSREDILGIFRSAKAPLDLRALALALKVKPDAHAVLTRRLNAMERDGQIRSDTNGFYVLADHSEFIAGRVSAHRDGFGFVIPDEPGDDLFLSEREMQKVLHGDKVLAKIVGHDRRGRPEGTIVEVVERGNTHIIGRLLKDNGVWIVAPEDKRIGQDILVSGAVGKAKSGQIVSVELTEQPGRFKQPVGRIVEVLGDMDDPGMEIEIAVRKFGVPHVFSDAALKQAARLPDVVRQSDWGDRVDLRDVPLVTIDGEDARDFDDAVYCEPIKVGRSKAYRLIVAIADVSNYVKPNDALDADALERSTSVYFPRRVIPMLPEKLSNGLCSLNPQVDRLTLVCDAVITAKGEIKAYQFYPAVIHSAARLTYTEVAAILGNTKGPEAARRPAIVPHLQNLYEVYHALLKARLERGAIDFETTETYIVCNPAGKIEKIIPRTRNDAHKLIEECMLAANVCAADLLLRHKHPGTYRIHAGPTKEKLTQVRDFLKQVGLSLGGGDNPVARDYAELMKKIKDRPDANLLQTMLLRSMQQAVYSPDNIGHFGLAYEAYAHFTSPIRRYPDLLTHRAIKAILAGKKYEPKVEDKSVLNTTISTAMRRQQLKDKQEGKERKPAGDLTVWDALGVHCSANERRADEASRDVEAWLKCYFMQDKLGEEFTGIITGVTTFGIFVQLDQLFVEGLVHITDLGGDYFQYDEARHELRGERTGKRYQLTGRVTVQVVRVDLESRKIDLRLADSETAQFSAPKKNRKARDDDFGDEEDLQPQGRARKAAKSAGPTITPRASGNGKTGVGADGNYSYPGARAKAAPAKRSKAKTAAAPARAAKSGSKSKKKR, from the coding sequence ATGGCTGTCGGTACGAAGCCTTCCCTTAACAATAATAAGACCACAGAACTTTTGAACGCTACCCACACCATTCCCAGCCGCGAGGATATTCTCGGCATCTTCCGCAGCGCCAAGGCGCCGCTCGACCTGCGCGCCCTTGCCCTGGCCCTGAAAGTCAAACCCGATGCGCACGCCGTGCTCACGCGCCGCCTGAACGCCATGGAGCGCGACGGCCAGATCCGCTCGGACACCAACGGCTTCTACGTGCTGGCCGACCATTCCGAATTCATCGCCGGGCGCGTGAGCGCCCACCGCGACGGCTTCGGCTTCGTCATTCCCGACGAACCGGGCGACGATCTTTTCCTCTCCGAGCGCGAGATGCAGAAGGTGCTTCACGGCGACAAGGTGCTGGCGAAGATCGTCGGCCACGACCGCCGCGGACGCCCCGAAGGCACCATCGTCGAGGTGGTAGAACGGGGCAACACCCATATCATCGGCCGCCTGCTGAAGGACAACGGCGTCTGGATCGTGGCGCCCGAGGACAAGCGCATCGGCCAGGACATCCTGGTGAGCGGCGCCGTGGGCAAGGCCAAGAGCGGCCAGATCGTCAGCGTCGAACTCACGGAGCAGCCGGGCCGCTTCAAGCAGCCCGTGGGCCGCATCGTTGAAGTGCTGGGCGACATGGACGATCCCGGCATGGAGATCGAGATCGCCGTGCGCAAGTTCGGCGTGCCCCATGTGTTTTCCGATGCCGCCCTGAAGCAGGCCGCCAGACTGCCTGACGTGGTGCGCCAGTCCGACTGGGGCGATCGTGTCGACCTGCGCGACGTGCCGCTTGTGACCATCGACGGCGAGGACGCGCGCGACTTCGACGATGCCGTGTACTGCGAGCCGATCAAGGTGGGCCGCAGCAAGGCCTACCGCCTGATCGTGGCCATTGCGGACGTAAGCAACTACGTCAAGCCGAACGACGCCCTGGATGCGGATGCGCTGGAGCGCAGCACCTCGGTGTATTTCCCGCGCCGCGTGATTCCCATGCTGCCCGAGAAGCTGTCCAACGGCCTGTGCTCGCTGAACCCGCAGGTGGACCGCCTGACCCTCGTCTGCGACGCGGTGATCACGGCCAAGGGCGAGATCAAGGCCTACCAGTTCTATCCGGCCGTGATTCACTCGGCCGCGCGCCTGACCTACACGGAGGTGGCGGCCATCCTGGGCAACACGAAGGGCCCGGAGGCGGCGCGCCGCCCCGCCATCGTGCCGCACCTGCAGAACCTGTACGAGGTCTATCACGCCCTGCTCAAGGCGCGCCTTGAGCGCGGCGCCATCGACTTCGAAACGACGGAGACCTACATCGTCTGCAACCCGGCGGGCAAGATCGAGAAGATCATCCCGCGCACCCGCAACGACGCGCACAAGCTGATCGAGGAGTGCATGCTGGCGGCGAACGTGTGCGCGGCGGACCTGCTGCTGCGCCACAAGCACCCCGGCACCTACCGCATCCACGCCGGTCCCACCAAGGAGAAGCTCACCCAGGTGCGCGACTTCCTGAAGCAGGTGGGCCTGTCCCTGGGCGGCGGCGACAATCCGGTGGCGCGCGATTACGCGGAGCTGATGAAGAAGATCAAGGACCGCCCGGACGCGAACCTGCTCCAGACCATGCTGCTGCGCTCCATGCAGCAGGCGGTCTACAGCCCGGACAACATCGGCCACTTCGGCCTGGCCTATGAGGCCTACGCCCACTTCACGAGCCCGATCCGCCGCTATCCGGACCTGCTGACCCACCGCGCCATCAAGGCCATCCTCGCTGGCAAGAAGTACGAGCCGAAGGTGGAGGACAAGAGCGTCCTGAATACCACCATTTCGACGGCGATGCGCCGCCAGCAGCTGAAGGACAAGCAGGAAGGCAAGGAGCGCAAGCCGGCCGGCGACCTCACGGTGTGGGATGCGCTGGGCGTGCACTGCTCGGCCAACGAGCGCCGCGCCGACGAGGCATCGCGCGACGTCGAGGCATGGCTGAAGTGCTACTTCATGCAGGACAAGCTGGGCGAGGAGTTCACCGGCATCATCACCGGCGTGACCACCTTCGGCATCTTCGTGCAGCTGGACCAGCTCTTCGTGGAAGGCCTGGTGCACATCACGGACCTGGGCGGCGACTACTTCCAGTACGACGAAGCGCGCCATGAGCTGCGCGGCGAACGCACCGGCAAGCGCTACCAGCTCACCGGCCGCGTGACCGTGCAGGTGGTGCGCGTGGACCTGGAGTCGCGCAAGATCGACCTGCGCCTGGCCGACAGCGAAACCGCGCAGTTCTCCGCGCCGAAGAAGAACCGCAAGGCGCGCGACGACGACTTCGGCGACGAAGAAGACCTGCAGCCGCAAGGCCGCGCGCGCAAGGCCGCGAAGTCTGCCGGCCCCACCATCACGCCGCGCGCTTCCGGCAACGGCAAGACGGGCGTGGGCGCGGACGGCAACTACAGCTATCCCGGCGCGCGCGCCAAGGCGGCGCCCGCCAAGCGCAGCAAGGCCAAGACGGCTGCGGCGCCTGCCCGCGCGGCGAAGTCCGGCAGCAAGAGCAAGAAGAAACGATAA
- the rlmB gene encoding 23S rRNA (guanosine(2251)-2'-O)-methyltransferase RlmB, with translation MIFGFHAVTSRLRHEASSVEEIFVDATRDDRRMKDLIANAKAAGVRVMPVDSARLDKIVGTRRHQGVIAFASQLALARNLDELLDAIDGPPLLLVLDGITDPHNLGACLRVADGAGAHAVIVPKDRAVGLNATAAKVASGAAETVPYITVTNLARTLRELKERDIWLIGTSDDGDKGLYEGDYRGPTAIVMGSEGEGMRRLTRETCDMLVSIPMFGSVESLNVSVASGVCLYEARRQRLASE, from the coding sequence ATGATTTTCGGCTTCCACGCTGTCACCTCGCGCCTGCGCCACGAAGCCTCGTCGGTGGAAGAGATCTTCGTCGACGCCACCCGCGACGACCGCCGCATGAAGGACCTGATCGCCAATGCGAAAGCGGCCGGTGTGCGCGTGATGCCGGTCGATTCGGCCCGCCTCGACAAGATCGTGGGCACCCGCCGCCACCAGGGCGTGATCGCTTTCGCCTCCCAGCTGGCGCTGGCGCGCAACCTGGACGAGCTGCTGGATGCCATCGATGGCCCGCCGCTGCTGCTGGTGCTGGACGGGATCACCGATCCGCACAACCTCGGCGCCTGCCTGCGCGTGGCCGACGGCGCCGGTGCGCATGCCGTGATCGTGCCCAAGGACAGGGCGGTTGGCCTGAACGCGACGGCGGCCAAGGTGGCCTCGGGCGCGGCGGAGACCGTGCCCTATATCACCGTGACGAACCTGGCGCGCACCCTGCGCGAGCTGAAGGAGCGCGACATCTGGCTGATCGGCACCTCGGACGACGGCGACAAGGGCCTGTACGAAGGCGATTACCGTGGCCCGACGGCGATCGTGATGGGTTCGGAAGGCGAGGGCATGCGCCGCCTGACGCGCGAGACCTGCGACATGCTGGTCAGCATTCCGATGTTCGGTTCGGTGGAGAGCCTGAACGTATCGGTCGCCTCCGGCGTCTGCCTCTACGAAGCCCGCCGCCAGCGCCTGGCATCTGAATAG
- the cysE gene encoding serine O-acetyltransferase produces the protein MFRHLRQDIRSIIERDPAARNGWEVLTCYPGLQAIVMHRAAHWCWTHGLKWLGRFLSYLTRWLTAIEIHPGAVIGRRVFIDHGFGVVIGETAVVGDDCTIYQGVTLGGTSLHSGTKRHPTLERGVIVGAGAKILGAFTVGEYAKVGSNAVVVKPVPAGATAVGNPAHIVRKDQQAGTASRLFAAYGVTTTGDDPLSKALHSLIAHAEAQEQQIERITAALKAAGLPCQDLQPCAKVDTAELNKLVE, from the coding sequence ATGTTCCGCCACCTCCGCCAGGACATTCGCAGCATCATCGAGCGCGATCCCGCCGCCCGCAACGGCTGGGAGGTGCTGACCTGCTACCCCGGCCTGCAGGCCATCGTCATGCACCGCGCGGCGCACTGGTGCTGGACGCACGGCCTGAAGTGGCTGGGCCGCTTTCTCTCCTACCTCACGCGCTGGCTCACCGCCATCGAAATCCACCCTGGCGCCGTCATCGGGCGGCGCGTCTTCATCGACCACGGCTTCGGCGTGGTGATCGGTGAAACGGCCGTGGTGGGCGACGACTGCACCATCTACCAGGGCGTGACCCTCGGCGGCACCTCCCTGCACAGCGGAACGAAGCGCCACCCGACGCTGGAGCGCGGCGTGATCGTGGGCGCGGGCGCCAAGATCCTGGGCGCCTTCACGGTGGGCGAGTACGCAAAGGTCGGCTCGAACGCGGTCGTGGTCAAGCCCGTGCCTGCGGGCGCCACCGCAGTGGGCAACCCCGCCCACATCGTGCGGAAGGACCAGCAGGCCGGCACGGCCTCGCGCCTCTTTGCCGCCTACGGCGTCACCACCACGGGCGACGATCCGCTCTCGAAAGCCCTGCACAGCCTCATCGCCCATGCCGAGGCGCAGGAGCAGCAGATAGAACGCATTACGGCCGCGCTGAAGGCGGCGGGCCTGCCTTGCCAGGACTTGCAGCCTTGCGCTAAAGTCGATACGGCCGAATTGAACAAGCTGGTCGAATAA
- a CDS encoding YceH family protein: protein MSDDILDPVEIRVLAVLAEKEALTPDNYPLSLNALTNGCNQLSSRDPVMQLSEETVADTLERLAARKLVSAITQAGARVTKYEHRMRIKWTLEQDKLAILTVLMLRGLQTAGEIRTRTGRQHEFKSVAEVEAGLQFLIDKYPPLVAKLALAPGTKEPRYGHLLGGEEVLAREEAGYASAAPSASRGDRVSQLEQEVQQLREEVAALSAQFEQFRRQFE, encoded by the coding sequence ATGAGCGACGACATCCTGGATCCGGTCGAGATCCGCGTGCTGGCCGTGCTGGCCGAGAAAGAAGCGCTCACGCCGGACAACTACCCCCTGTCCCTGAACGCGCTCACCAACGGCTGCAACCAGCTCTCCAGCCGCGACCCGGTGATGCAGCTCTCCGAAGAAACCGTGGCGGACACGCTGGAGCGCCTGGCGGCCCGCAAGCTGGTGAGCGCCATCACCCAGGCGGGCGCCCGCGTCACAAAATACGAACACCGCATGCGCATCAAGTGGACGCTGGAGCAGGACAAACTGGCCATCCTCACCGTGCTGATGCTGCGCGGCCTGCAGACGGCGGGCGAAATCCGCACCCGCACGGGCAGGCAGCACGAATTCAAGTCGGTGGCCGAGGTGGAAGCGGGCCTGCAATTCCTGATCGATAAATATCCGCCCCTGGTGGCGAAGCTGGCGCTGGCGCCCGGCACCAAGGAGCCGCGCTACGGCCATCTGCTGGGCGGGGAAGAGGTGCTGGCGCGCGAGGAGGCCGGCTACGCCAGCGCCGCGCCTTCCGCCTCACGCGGCGACCGGGTGAGCCAGCTGGAACAGGAAGTGCAGCAATTGCGCGAAGAAGTGGCGGCGCTCTCCGCCCAGTTCGAGCAGTTCAGGCGGCAATTCGAATAG
- a CDS encoding cyanophycin synthetase family protein has protein sequence MNLIDQRYLSGPNRYCSEPCLLSILDLGHPYTEDDLQTLSAGLARTLPGLRRGRSLIGVIGDDADERSVDLRLARLIQSVAIELHRLTGDEVMVGFVGRVPRTEHRYRLILPFRCGEVANVALKLALDLVSSLLAGLDFDLKTGLARLQRLASSGAKDTIRIAA, from the coding sequence ATGAACCTCATCGACCAGCGCTACCTGTCCGGCCCCAACCGCTACTGCAGCGAACCGTGCCTGCTGAGCATCCTGGACCTGGGCCATCCCTATACCGAAGACGATCTCCAGACCCTGAGCGCGGGCCTCGCACGCACCCTGCCCGGCCTGCGGCGGGGACGCAGCCTGATCGGCGTGATCGGGGACGATGCGGACGAGCGCTCGGTGGACCTGCGCCTGGCGCGCCTGATCCAGAGCGTGGCGATCGAGCTGCACCGCCTGACGGGGGATGAAGTGATGGTGGGTTTCGTGGGCCGCGTGCCCCGTACGGAGCACCGCTACCGGCTGATCCTGCCCTTCCGCTGCGGCGAGGTGGCCAATGTGGCCCTCAAGCTGGCGCTCGACCTGGTGAGCTCCCTGCTGGCAGGGCTGGACTTCGACCTGAAGACGGGACTGGCCCGGCTTCAGCGCCTGGCCAGCAGCGGGGCGAAAGACACTATTCGAATTGCCGCCTGA
- a CDS encoding ABC transporter ATP-binding protein gives MNALISAKGLTKRYGKQTALDHASFDVQPGRIVGLIGPNGSGKTTTLKAILGLTQFEGELNVLGMDPRKQRDELMRDVCFIADVAILPRWLKVKDAIDFVAGVHPRFDREKARRYIEHTKLSPDMKVKSMSKGMIVQLHLALVMAIDAKLLVLDEPTLGLDILYRKQFYQNLLEDYFDEHKTIVITTHQIEEVEHILTDLLFIRDGKIALAASMDEIGERYTEVMVHPHAAAAANALQPMAQRTVFGKPVMLFDGVSRQQLESLGELRTPSVADLFVASMKGTYE, from the coding sequence ATGAACGCCCTGATCTCCGCCAAAGGCCTGACCAAGCGCTATGGCAAGCAGACCGCCCTCGATCACGCCAGCTTCGACGTGCAGCCAGGCCGCATCGTGGGCCTGATCGGCCCCAACGGCTCCGGCAAGACCACGACGCTGAAAGCCATCCTGGGCCTGACCCAGTTCGAAGGCGAGCTGAATGTGCTGGGCATGGACCCGCGCAAGCAGCGCGATGAGCTGATGCGCGACGTCTGCTTCATCGCCGACGTGGCCATCCTGCCCCGCTGGCTGAAGGTGAAGGACGCCATCGATTTCGTGGCAGGCGTGCACCCGCGTTTCGACCGCGAGAAGGCCAGGCGCTATATCGAGCACACCAAGCTCTCGCCGGACATGAAGGTGAAGTCCATGTCCAAGGGCATGATCGTGCAGCTGCACCTGGCCCTCGTCATGGCCATCGACGCCAAGCTGCTGGTGCTGGACGAACCAACCCTCGGCCTGGATATCCTCTACCGCAAGCAGTTCTACCAGAACCTGCTGGAGGACTACTTCGACGAGCACAAGACCATCGTCATCACCACCCACCAGATTGAGGAAGTGGAGCATATCCTGACGGACCTGCTCTTCATTCGCGACGGCAAAATCGCGCTGGCCGCGTCGATGGATGAAATCGGCGAGCGCTATACGGAAGTGATGGTGCACCCGCACGCGGCCGCCGCCGCCAACGCCCTGCAGCCGATGGCCCAGCGCACGGTGTTCGGCAAGCCGGTGATGCTGTTCGACGGGGTCTCCCGCCAGCAGCTCGAATCCCTGGGCGAACTGCGCACGCCAAGCGTGGCGGACCTGTTCGTCGCCAGCATGAAAGGAACTTACGAATGA
- a CDS encoding GntR family transcriptional regulator — protein MWNDNTPIYRQLKERVIGMMLDGLLKPGDALPSVRQVAADYQLNPITVSKAYQELVDETLVEKRRGLGMYVTEGAVDKLLASERERFLREEWPAMMERIRRLGLSLEQLMQAEQKGGTA, from the coding sequence ATGTGGAATGACAACACGCCGATTTACCGCCAGCTCAAGGAGCGGGTGATCGGCATGATGCTCGACGGCTTGCTGAAGCCGGGCGACGCCCTGCCCTCCGTGCGGCAGGTCGCCGCCGATTATCAGCTCAATCCAATCACCGTTTCGAAGGCTTATCAGGAACTGGTCGATGAAACCTTGGTAGAAAAAAGAAGGGGATTAGGTATGTACGTCACTGAAGGCGCTGTGGACAAACTGCTGGCATCCGAACGCGAACGCTTCCTGCGCGAGGAATGGCCCGCCATGATGGAGCGCATCCGCCGCCTGGGCCTGAGCCTGGAGCAGCTGATGCAGGCCGAACAAAAGGGAGGCACGGCATGA
- a CDS encoding DUF72 domain-containing protein, with product MHGTRIGCAGWTIPRDVSARFDSEGSHLERYARVFNAVEINSSFYRPHQPATYERWAASVPDGFRFAVKLPRTITHDAKLRGIEPLLAQFAGEAGALGPKLGCVLVQLPPRLDLDAGAARDLFAALRSHFPCLLACEARHGSWFTEAASTLLREAGVARVIADPPAGEPGPYVATAETAYIRLHGSPRIYYTSYGPERLAQVHAYMALQKDAWCIFDNTASGAATANALDLQQLFR from the coding sequence ATGCACGGAACACGAATCGGCTGCGCGGGATGGACGATTCCGCGCGATGTGTCGGCCCGCTTCGACAGCGAAGGCAGCCACCTGGAACGCTACGCCCGCGTCTTCAATGCAGTGGAGATAAACTCCTCCTTCTACCGCCCGCACCAGCCAGCGACGTATGAACGCTGGGCCGCCAGCGTGCCGGACGGCTTCCGCTTCGCCGTGAAGCTGCCGCGCACCATCACGCATGATGCGAAACTGCGCGGCATCGAGCCGCTGCTCGCGCAATTCGCCGGAGAGGCCGGGGCACTTGGACCGAAACTGGGCTGCGTCCTTGTGCAGCTCCCGCCCAGGCTGGACCTCGACGCAGGAGCGGCGCGCGACCTGTTCGCCGCCCTGCGCTCGCACTTTCCCTGCCTTCTCGCCTGCGAGGCGCGGCACGGCAGCTGGTTCACCGAAGCGGCGAGCACGCTGTTGCGCGAAGCAGGCGTGGCGCGGGTGATTGCCGATCCCCCGGCAGGCGAACCGGGGCCGTATGTGGCCACGGCGGAAACCGCCTACATCCGCCTGCATGGCAGCCCGCGCATCTACTACACCTCCTACGGCCCGGAGAGGCTGGCACAGGTGCACGCCTATATGGCCCTGCAAAAAGACGCCTGGTGCATTTTCGACAATACCGCCTCAGGCGCGGCCACCGCCAACGCCCTCGACCTGCAGCAACTCTTCCGCTAA
- a CDS encoding DUF1439 domain-containing protein: protein MNTLIARCLAIAIFAILAGCASFGGPRDVDIPLERLQRSLDRHFPVQQRVLAVFDVQLSQPRIGIENMNDRVQLAARMDVTPILGRQSWQGNIALSGRLVVDNARNAVFLHDARIDNFTLNDMDARNRVQLSAIQGILADTLVRDVPLYNFRPDELRYMGTQYLPTSIRTTPQGLLIHLEPERR, encoded by the coding sequence ATGAACACCTTGATAGCCCGCTGCCTCGCCATCGCCATCTTCGCCATCCTCGCAGGCTGCGCCAGCTTCGGCGGCCCGCGCGACGTGGACATACCGCTGGAACGCCTGCAGCGCAGCCTCGATCGGCACTTCCCGGTGCAGCAGCGCGTGCTGGCCGTGTTCGATGTGCAGCTCTCCCAGCCGCGTATCGGCATCGAGAACATGAACGACCGCGTGCAGCTCGCGGCCCGCATGGACGTGACGCCGATCCTGGGGCGCCAGTCGTGGCAGGGGAATATCGCCCTGTCCGGCCGCCTGGTGGTGGACAATGCCCGCAACGCCGTCTTCCTGCATGACGCCCGCATCGACAACTTCACGCTGAACGACATGGATGCGCGCAACCGCGTGCAGCTGTCGGCCATCCAGGGCATCCTTGCCGACACGCTGGTGCGCGATGTGCCGCTCTATAACTTCCGTCCGGATGAACTGCGCTACATGGGAACACAATACTTGCCGACCTCGATCCGCACCACGCCGCAAGGCTTGCTGATTCACCTGGAGCCAGAGCGGCGCTGA
- a CDS encoding tetratricopeptide repeat protein produces MPFLGIGLHILVAIFFAIHAVRSRQQMYWLLILFSFPLLGSVVYFFAVFLPNSRLEHGARKAVASAAKALDPTRELRAAREAFDFTPTAQNQMRLAAALLEAGQAQEASNVYEACLQGAFANDLDIRLGAARAKLASGQGADAIAHLDFIRRSDRNFRPEQASVLLAQAYAAAGRNEEARGEFESAVERFGSFEARAEYAIWAANMGERQLADRLRNELQSTMNHWNKHTHSMNLPLVRRLEAAFAKL; encoded by the coding sequence ATGCCCTTTCTAGGTATTGGCCTGCACATTCTGGTGGCGATCTTCTTCGCCATCCACGCCGTGCGCAGCCGCCAGCAGATGTACTGGCTCCTGATCCTGTTCTCCTTCCCTCTGCTGGGAAGCGTGGTCTACTTCTTTGCCGTCTTCCTGCCGAATTCGCGCCTGGAGCACGGCGCGCGCAAGGCCGTCGCCAGCGCGGCCAAGGCGCTCGACCCGACGCGCGAGCTGCGTGCCGCGCGCGAAGCCTTCGACTTCACACCCACCGCGCAGAACCAGATGCGCCTGGCCGCCGCGCTGCTCGAAGCGGGGCAGGCGCAGGAAGCGTCGAACGTCTACGAGGCCTGCCTGCAAGGCGCTTTCGCCAACGATCTCGATATTCGCCTGGGCGCCGCGCGCGCCAAGCTGGCGAGCGGGCAGGGCGCGGATGCCATCGCCCATCTCGATTTCATCCGCCGCAGCGACCGCAACTTCCGCCCTGAACAGGCCAGCGTGCTGCTGGCCCAGGCCTATGCCGCAGCGGGACGCAATGAAGAAGCGCGCGGTGAATTCGAATCGGCGGTGGAGCGCTTCGGCAGTTTCGAGGCGCGTGCGGAATACGCCATCTGGGCCGCGAACATGGGCGAGCGGCAGCTCGCGGACCGCCTGCGGAACGAATTGCAGTCCACCATGAACCACTGGAACAAGCATACACACAGCATGAACCTGCCGCTGGTGCGCCGACTGGAAGCAGCCTTCGCGAAACTCTGA
- a CDS encoding glycoside hydrolase family 19 protein, which translates to MLTADQLRHAFPACPDAEDWALALQPALERYRINTPRRVAAFLAQTGHESGGFRRLEENLVYRTPARLMTIWPKRFPDIATAQPFVGDAERLANCVYANRMGNGDAASGDGYRFRGRGLIQLTGRSNYAQAGDALGLDLLAQPELLVSREAAALSAAWFWDCRGLNALADDETGDDDVEDFAEITRRINGGVVGLKERLEAYRQLLA; encoded by the coding sequence ATGCTGACTGCAGACCAGTTAAGGCACGCATTTCCCGCCTGCCCCGATGCCGAGGATTGGGCGCTGGCGCTGCAGCCGGCGCTCGAACGCTACCGCATCAATACTCCCCGGCGCGTTGCAGCATTTCTCGCGCAAACAGGGCACGAGTCCGGCGGCTTCCGGCGGCTGGAAGAGAACCTCGTCTATCGCACACCCGCACGGCTGATGACCATCTGGCCCAAGCGCTTTCCGGACATAGCCACCGCACAGCCCTTCGTCGGCGATGCCGAGCGGCTCGCCAACTGCGTCTACGCGAACCGCATGGGGAACGGCGACGCGGCCTCAGGCGACGGCTACCGCTTTCGCGGCCGGGGACTGATCCAGCTCACTGGCCGCAGCAATTACGCCCAGGCTGGCGACGCCTTGGGCCTGGATCTGCTGGCGCAGCCGGAGCTGCTGGTGTCGCGCGAAGCGGCCGCCCTGTCCGCCGCGTGGTTCTGGGATTGCCGTGGCCTGAACGCGCTGGCCGACGATGAAACCGGGGACGACGACGTGGAAGACTTTGCGGAGATCACACGCCGCATCAACGGCGGCGTGGTGGGCTTGAAGGAAAGGCTTGAGGCCTACCGGCAGCTGCTGGCCTGA
- a CDS encoding DinB family protein, translating to MSLSRHLLAEAYNNAWSNHRLLRACSQLSQDDFEAPRTGFFPSIKATLNHILTVDWFYIDAFERDWRGEPPHADHGVFFRPHEPMASCAELWQAQAASDRKLITYCAGLSDDVLEHVMSVGRDGPPQRDTRCRLLAHVFQHQIHHRGQVHNMLSGTNVPPPQLDEFYAQGEAPLRAQDFAELGWTEDMIWR from the coding sequence ATGAGCCTGTCACGCCACCTTCTTGCCGAGGCCTACAACAATGCCTGGAGTAATCACCGCCTGCTGCGGGCCTGTTCGCAGCTGAGCCAGGACGACTTCGAGGCGCCGCGCACCGGTTTCTTTCCCAGCATCAAAGCGACCCTGAACCATATCCTCACGGTGGACTGGTTCTACATCGATGCCTTCGAGCGCGACTGGCGGGGCGAACCGCCGCACGCGGACCATGGAGTTTTCTTCCGCCCGCACGAACCGATGGCGAGCTGCGCCGAGCTGTGGCAGGCGCAAGCCGCATCCGACCGCAAGCTCATTACCTACTGCGCCGGGCTCAGCGATGATGTTCTGGAGCACGTGATGAGCGTCGGCCGCGATGGCCCGCCCCAGCGCGACACGCGGTGCCGCCTGCTGGCCCACGTCTTCCAGCACCAGATCCACCACCGCGGGCAGGTCCACAACATGCTCTCCGGCACGAACGTGCCGCCGCCCCAGCTCGACGAGTTCTACGCCCAGGGCGAAGCGCCCCTGCGCGCCCAGGACTTCGCCGAGCTCGGCTGGACAGAAGACATGATCTGGCGCTGA
- a CDS encoding UDP-2,3-diacylglucosamine diphosphatase, whose protein sequence is MILFISDLHLQPERPAITEAFLRFLDEQALAAKQLYLLGDLFEYWAGDDDISAPFHQQMIAALRRVSDAGVELFWIAGNRDFLVGSEFAAAAGLTLLPETWVIEAAGQRIVLLHGDAQCTDDVKYMAFRAQVRQPAWQQQFLSMPLAQRKQIIAGLRENSKQAHTEKSYEIMDVTPQAIADVFAQTGATVMIHGHTHRPALHEVDGKRRYVLPDWEPDAVPPRGGWIAIDDAGAITRHDLTGATIG, encoded by the coding sequence GTGATCCTCTTCATCTCAGACCTGCATTTGCAGCCGGAGCGCCCGGCGATCACGGAAGCCTTCCTGCGCTTCCTGGACGAACAGGCGCTGGCTGCGAAGCAGCTCTATCTGCTCGGCGACCTGTTCGAGTACTGGGCGGGCGACGACGATATCTCCGCCCCCTTCCACCAGCAGATGATTGCCGCCTTGCGCCGCGTAAGCGATGCAGGCGTGGAGCTGTTCTGGATCGCGGGCAACCGCGACTTCCTGGTGGGTTCCGAATTTGCCGCCGCGGCAGGCCTCACGCTGCTCCCCGAGACCTGGGTGATCGAAGCCGCAGGCCAGCGCATCGTGCTGCTGCACGGGGACGCGCAATGCACGGACGACGTGAAATACATGGCCTTCCGCGCGCAGGTACGCCAGCCCGCGTGGCAGCAGCAGTTCCTGTCGATGCCGCTGGCGCAGCGCAAGCAGATCATTGCGGGCCTGCGCGAGAACAGCAAGCAGGCGCACACCGAAAAATCCTACGAAATCATGGACGTGACGCCGCAGGCCATTGCGGACGTCTTCGCGCAGACCGGCGCCACGGTCATGATCCACGGCCACACCCACCGCCCCGCCCTGCATGAGGTGGACGGCAAGCGCCGCTACGTCCTCCCCGACTGGGAGCCGGACGCAGTTCCCCCGCGCGGCGGCTGGATCGCCATCGACGACGCCGGCGCCATCACCCGCCACGACCTCACCGGCGCCACCATCGGCTGA